The nucleotide sequence TCCGGGTTGCCCCAATGCTTGTCTGCACCTGTCTGCAGGAGGATGATGTCATACGGTTTGATCGTGTAATGCATTTTCTCCAGGCACTGCTGAATGTCATCGACAGTCACGCCTGAGCCTTTCGGCTTATGCCTCATGTCAAACACAACACCATCAGCAAAGAACCACTCCGGCGGCATTTCGTCAATGGTCCTCGCCTTTCGGCCTTCCGATGTCGGTGCGTAGTGCCACGGTGCATCAATATGGGTTCCTGAGTGGGAGCTCAATGTGATTGATTCGGCAGCAGACCCCAGGCCTCCGGGCAGATCGCTATCGAGGCAGCCAAAGAATCGGCACAGGAATTCGCTGCCCATCTTGTGGGTGAGATAGGTGATTTTTACGCCTATGGGTTCGCTGGTGCTTTCTTCAGTTGGAAGACTGAGATCGATAATCTTCATTGCCACCTCGTAAGAAATTCAGGTAAAAGATAAAGCAGGGATAGGTAAGGACCAAAGGCAGGAAAAAGATGAAGCAGGGAGAGGTAAAGACTAAAACAGATGAACTACAGGCCAAGCCAATTCTCGACATTTTTCTCTCTGCCTTCTTTTGCACTTTCCTTAACCTTCGTTCCTGTTGTTGCCTGCACAAATAATTTTCTCTCGACCTTCTTTTGCTTTTACCTCAACCTTTGTTCCTGTCGTTACCTGTTATATCCCCACGCCCAGATAACGGACCTGTATTTCTCTATTCGAGAGCAATGACGTTTTGTCTCCGGAAAATACAATAGTGCCATTATCGATGATGTGAAAATAATCTCCGACGTTAAGCGCAAACTGCAGGTTCTGTTCGGCAAGTAAAATCGTTATATCTCGACTTTTCAGCTCCTGCACGGTTCTTCCGATCTGTGCAAGAATCACTGGTGCGAGTCCTTCACTCGGCTCATCCATGAGCAAGAGACGTGTCGGCCCCATCATGGCGCGCGCAATTGCCAGCATCTGCAGCTCGCCACCGCTCAGGGTTCTTGCTTTCTGCCTCTTTCTTTCCCCCAGTATGGGAAACATCCGAAACGCCTTTTCGGTTTCTGCTTTAAAATCGGGAGACGATTGGCCTATCAGTGCCAGGCGAAGATTTTCCTCAACCGACAGCATGGGAAAGATGTGCCATCCCTGGGGGACGATGCGTGCACCCTTGCGGTAGATCTCGTTTGATCTGGAACCTGCCACCTCTTCCCCGAATATCTTGATCGAGCCATGTGTGGGCCGTGTCATGCCCATGATCGATCGGATAGTCGTTGTCTTGCCTGCTCCGTTTCTCCCCATGAGGCAGACCAGTTGACCCTGCGGCACCTCCAAAGAAAGTCCATGCAGCACATGACTCGTTCCATAGTAGGTATCAACGTTCTGAACTTCCAGCGCCTTCATGCCGTTCCCAGATACACCTTCTGTACCTTTTCGTCGGAGGCCACTTCGTCCGGAGAGCCTTCGGCAATCTTGCCGCCAAGGTTGAGCACTATTATCTTGTCGGAC is from Syntrophorhabdales bacterium and encodes:
- a CDS encoding cyclase family protein; this encodes MKIIDLSLPTEESTSEPIGVKITYLTHKMGSEFLCRFFGCLDSDLPGGLGSAAESITLSSHSGTHIDAPWHYAPTSEGRKARTIDEMPPEWFFADGVVFDMRHKPKGSGVTVDDIQQCLEKMHYTIKPYDIILLQTGADKHWGNPEYFDTGCGLVRESTLWLLDQGVKVIGTDAWGLDQPFWAIKEEFERSHRKEVLWQAHFAGIEKEYCQIEKLANLDKLPAPTGFKVACFPVKLKAASAGWCRAVAILE
- a CDS encoding ABC transporter ATP-binding protein, with the translated sequence MKALEVQNVDTYYGTSHVLHGLSLEVPQGQLVCLMGRNGAGKTTTIRSIMGMTRPTHGSIKIFGEEVAGSRSNEIYRKGARIVPQGWHIFPMLSVEENLRLALIGQSSPDFKAETEKAFRMFPILGERKRQKARTLSGGELQMLAIARAMMGPTRLLLMDEPSEGLAPVILAQIGRTVQELKSRDITILLAEQNLQFALNVGDYFHIIDNGTIVFSGDKTSLLSNREIQVRYLGVGI